The following proteins are co-located in the Sebastes umbrosus isolate fSebUmb1 chromosome 24, fSebUmb1.pri, whole genome shotgun sequence genome:
- the LOC119483693 gene encoding cystic fibrosis transmembrane conductance regulator-like, which translates to MCPAARSPVLSHLSSSLQGLWTIRAFGAEERFQKAFDAQQDLHSEAWFLLLTTSRWFAVRLHGICSIFVTVTTFGCLLLRDRAAEVRGGGAARAVGDGSGRVGLQLQRGPEAAGVSGQSHPEEEPHPGHPRGHGQRGPQFVFKASCCSCWSCCSKRAVKARQMS; encoded by the exons atgtgtccTGCAGCTCGGAGTCCAGTGTTGTCCCACCTGTCGTCGTCTCTTCAGGGCCTGTGGACCATCCGAGCCtttggagcagaggagaggttcCAGAAAGCCTTCGATGCCCAGCAGGACCTGCACTCAG AGGCCTGGTTCCTGTTGCTGACCACCTCTCGCTGGTTCGCTGTCCGTCTCCACGGCATCTGCTCCATCTTTGTTACCGTCACCACCTTTGGCTGCCTGCTGCTCAGAGACC GTGCAGCTGAAGTCCGCGGAGGAGGAGCTGCCCGGGCAGTTGGAGACGGTTCTGGCCGAGTCGGGCTCCAACTTCAGCGTGGGCCAGAGGcagctggtgtgtctggccagaGCCATCCTGAGGAAGAACCGCATCCTGGTCATCCACGAGGCCACGGCCAACGTGGACCCCAG TTTGTCTTCAAAGCTTCCTGCTGTAGCTGCTGGTCCTGCTGTAGCAAACGTGCAGTGAAAGCAA gacagatgagcTGA
- the LOC119483696 gene encoding small integral membrane protein 11A-like: MINWKALDNVPVLLYILALKTLLLCLAFAGVKIYQSKKVEKALKKEQDEKRRLAQLTQELIDNKKDD, from the exons atgatcAATTGGAAG GCTTTGGACAACGTCCCCGTCCTCCTGTACATCCTTGCCCTGAAGacgctgctgctgtgtttggcGTTCGCCGGGGTGAAGATCTACCAGAGTAAGAAAGTAGAAAAGGCCCTGAAGAAGGAGCAGGATGAGAAGAGGAGGCTCGCCCAGCTGACCCAGGAGCTCATAGACAACAAGAAGGACGACTGA
- the gpr180 gene encoding integral membrane protein GPR180: MYLLATLVAVMLLSSEVWGKKVTGLFKSEAARQQNGQFITTFMYQAGENGLLVYRLDNSALATEKESRLLLYQVMNSDLDNLSCSERLSKASITISLSDDEHNQTIPRQSSPTAWRAVYVDRYTCQESAVIPSHPDVSFTILLFNADSAGNPLEHFSAEEAGLHSFYFLLLLAYFIACCIYVQPLYQALRKGGPMHTVLKVLTTALALQGCSSLCNYIHLARYSRDGIGIPLMGNLAEFWDMVSQVSMLYMLLSLCVSWTLSRGRKPQSRPLQWEQSRTSTAVAVGGVVVQGALLLWEQYSESNRQHHNYHSQLSLAGLLLMALRVSLALLLASVLYQITSTERSTLKRDFYLCFSKGCFLWFLCHPVLYLVSAIFNVHQREKVVTIGVILCQSISMVILYQLFLSRSLYWEVSSLSSVSLPLTMSRTNQRGRY; this comes from the exons atgtatttattagcCACACTTGTGGCTGTAATGCTGCTCAGCTCGGAGGTTTGGGGTAAAAAGGTAACAGGACTTTTTAAGAGTGAAGCAGCGAGACAGCAGAATGGCCAGTTCATCACTACATTCATGTACCAAG CAGGTGAAAATGGTCTGTTGGTGTACCGGCTGGACAACTCTGCTCTGGCCACAGAGAAGGAGTCCAGGTTGCTGCTGTATCAGGTCATGAACTCAGACCTGGACAACCTCAGCTGCTCTGAGAGGCTCTCTAAAGCCTCAATCACCA TTTCTCTCAGTGATGATGAACACAACCAGACGATCCCACGCCAGTCCTCTCCGACAGCCTGGCGGGCCGTGTATGTTGACAGATACACATGTCAG GAAAGTGCAGTGATTCCTTCTCACCCTGATGTCAGTTTTACCATTTTGCTGTTCAACGCCGACTCGGCTGGAAATCCTCTGGAGCACTTCAGTGCAGAGGAGGCAG gCCTCCATAGTTTttacttcctgctgctgctggcctaCTTCATAGCCTGCTGTATCTACGTCCAGCCTCTGTACCAGGCTCTGAGGAAAGGAGGTCCCATGCACACTGTCCTCAAAGTGCTGACCACGGCGCTGGCGTTACAGGGCTGCTCCTCCCTCTGCAACTACATCCACCTGGCCAG GTATTCCAGAGATGGTATTGGTATTCCTCTGATGGGCAACCTGGCAGAGT TCTGGGATATGGTGTCCCAGGTGTCCATGCTGTACATGTTGCTGAGCCTGTGTGTGAGCTGGACTCTGAGCCGCGGCAGGAAGCCTCAGTCCAGACCTCTGCAGTGGGAACAGTCTCGGACGTCAACGGCCGTCGCTGTCGGTGGAGTCGTTGTGCAG GGAGCGTTGCTGCTGTGGGAGCAGTACTCTGAATCAAATAGACAACATCACAACTACCACTCCCAGCTGAGTCTGGCAGGTCTCCTGCTCATGGCTCTGAGGGTGAGCCTGGCCCTCCTGCTGGCCTCTGTCCTCTACCAGATCACCTCCACCGAGAGGAGCACCCTGAAGAGAGACTTCTACCTCTGCTTCTCCAAG GGATGCTTCCTGTGGTTCCTCTGTCATCCCGTCCTCTACCTCGTGTCGGCTATCTTCAACGTGCACCAGAGGGAGAAG GTGGTGACTATCGGCGTGATCCTCTGCCAGTCCATCTCCATGGTGATCCTCTACCAGCTCTTCCTGTCTCGTTCTCTCTACTGGGAggtctcctccctctcctccgtGTCCCTGCCACTCACCATGTCCAGGACAAACCAGAGGGGGCGCTACTGA